A single genomic interval of Desulfovibrio sp. UCD-KL4C harbors:
- a CDS encoding nitroreductase family protein, whose protein sequence is MEVLEAIHTRRSVRKYQDKPISDELIKELLGAAMVAPTAGNQQAWHYIVVDDHEKLAGVKEYSEYAGMAANAPLGIIICGDLSLEKYPGYWVQDCSAATQNLLLAVRAKGLGAVWTGVHPIESRIKGFSENFNLPENVVPLSFVIIGWPAQEQKYKDRYKEERVHKNTW, encoded by the coding sequence ATGGAAGTATTAGAAGCTATTCATACTAGAAGAAGTGTAAGAAAATATCAGGATAAACCTATATCTGATGAATTGATTAAAGAGCTTCTTGGTGCAGCAATGGTTGCTCCGACTGCAGGTAATCAGCAGGCTTGGCATTATATTGTGGTTGATGACCATGAGAAATTGGCAGGTGTTAAAGAGTACAGTGAGTATGCAGGAATGGCAGCTAATGCTCCTTTAGGAATTATTATTTGCGGTGATTTAAGCCTTGAAAAGTACCCCGGATATTGGGTTCAGGATTGTTCTGCCGCTACTCAGAATTTACTGCTTGCAGTTCGGGCAAAAGGTTTGGGTGCAGTCTGGACAGGAGTTCATCCTATAGAATCAAGAATTAAAGGTTTTTCAGAAAACTTCAATTTGCCTGAGAATGTAGTGCCGCTTAGTTTTGTCATTATTGGCTGGCCGGCTCAGGAACAGAAGTACAAAGATCGCTATAAAGAAGAGCGTGTTCATAAGAACACTTGGTAG